One genomic window of Mucilaginibacter terrenus includes the following:
- a CDS encoding TetR/AcrR family transcriptional regulator, producing the protein MEKEKIDKKDHILDAAERVFAESGYDGASTRVISKEAGVNMAMLNYYFGSKEGVFLAIFERRIASFRTMLTDISVDNTLDPWEKLDWYIDKYVDRVVNNNCFQVIINRELSKQKKTDLSDRITTIVMSNVVVFQDIILNGIKSGHFSEETDVQLLVSTLHGTKNYIVNTPHISSRIIGYDVTNAENQEILKPRLKSYMKRLLKCYLSKNNDNN; encoded by the coding sequence ATGGAAAAAGAAAAGATTGATAAAAAAGATCACATCCTTGACGCTGCTGAAAGAGTGTTTGCAGAGTCAGGATATGATGGAGCGTCGACCCGCGTGATTTCTAAAGAAGCAGGCGTAAACATGGCGATGCTCAACTACTATTTTGGTTCGAAAGAGGGCGTTTTCCTGGCTATTTTCGAGCGCCGTATAGCATCTTTCAGAACAATGCTTACCGATATCAGTGTGGACAACACGCTTGATCCGTGGGAGAAGCTGGACTGGTACATAGATAAATATGTGGACAGGGTAGTTAACAACAACTGTTTCCAGGTAATTATCAACAGAGAGTTAAGCAAGCAAAAGAAAACAGACCTGTCTGATCGTATAACCACAATAGTCATGAGCAATGTAGTGGTGTTCCAGGACATTATTCTTAACGGTATAAAAAGCGGCCATTTTAGTGAGGAAACCGATGTACAGTTGCTGGTATCTACACTGCATGGTACGAAAAACTATATTGTTAATACACCGCATATCTCTTCACGTATCATTGGTTATGATGTTACAAATGCTGAGAACCAGGAAATCCTTAAGCCGCGCTTAAAATCATACATGAAGAGATTGCTTAAGTGCTATTTATCAAAAAACAATGACAACAACTAA
- a CDS encoding TolC family protein yields MKPHLLKRAVKAAGSMAVLTAALLFTDPAAAQDRTITLDEAVKLGLDNSKTLKLSQARIDQAVSQYNQAKDRSLPTGSASFGYNRAQIPANKLNVGEESLTLPTSANAYLGTVSLNQTIWAGNRLRYARESTNLLTQVARLDAVNDRDEIAYNIINSYYNLYKVLQSKKVVEQNLNTVDAQIKQSQRFFEQGLVTKNDVLRFQLQRSTIELNGIDLENNRRIINYNMNILLGLPEDTQLTIAEIKEAPATPAPLAAYLDTAVAHRPELRQLDLRTQVAETNIKSIQANLSPTLSASGSAYYVGISGNPIPKTGNFITPISLGVTLGWNFGALWTNKNKVTEARIQREQVLISKGITTDNVKNEVNQSYQNYKAAVDRINLLQTSINQALENNRILENRYRSNVSTATDRADAQTLLYQAQINLELAKADAGLAYYTLLKSTGTLNK; encoded by the coding sequence TTGAAACCTCATCTACTAAAAAGAGCTGTAAAGGCAGCGGGTAGCATGGCCGTACTCACAGCGGCATTGCTTTTTACTGATCCCGCCGCTGCCCAGGACAGAACCATCACGCTTGACGAAGCTGTTAAGCTGGGATTGGACAACAGTAAAACACTTAAACTATCACAGGCCAGGATAGACCAGGCAGTATCGCAGTACAACCAGGCTAAAGATCGCTCGTTGCCCACCGGCAGCGCCAGTTTTGGCTACAACCGCGCGCAGATACCTGCCAATAAGCTAAACGTTGGCGAAGAAAGCCTTACACTGCCTACCAGTGCTAACGCTTACCTGGGTACGGTATCGTTAAACCAAACCATTTGGGCCGGCAATAGATTACGTTATGCCCGCGAGTCGACAAACCTGCTTACGCAGGTAGCCAGGCTGGATGCGGTGAATGATCGTGACGAAATTGCTTACAACATTATCAACTCCTACTATAACCTGTATAAGGTACTGCAAAGCAAAAAAGTAGTAGAGCAGAACCTGAACACAGTTGATGCACAAATAAAGCAGTCACAACGCTTTTTTGAGCAAGGCTTGGTAACCAAGAACGATGTTCTTCGCTTCCAGTTACAACGGTCTACTATTGAACTGAACGGCATCGATCTGGAGAACAATCGTCGCATAATCAACTATAACATGAACATTCTGCTTGGTTTGCCTGAGGACACCCAACTAACTATTGCAGAAATTAAAGAAGCTCCTGCAACTCCTGCGCCGTTAGCGGCCTACCTGGACACAGCAGTTGCTCATCGCCCTGAACTACGCCAGCTTGACCTGCGCACACAAGTTGCAGAAACCAACATCAAAAGCATACAGGCTAACTTAAGCCCTACGCTTTCTGCTTCGGGCAGTGCTTACTATGTAGGCATTTCAGGCAACCCGATACCAAAAACAGGCAACTTTATCACCCCTATTTCATTGGGTGTAACCCTTGGCTGGAACTTTGGCGCTCTTTGGACCAATAAGAACAAGGTAACAGAAGCCAGAATTCAGCGCGAACAGGTGCTGATTAGCAAAGGGATCACTACAGATAACGTCAAGAACGAAGTGAACCAAAGCTACCAGAACTATAAAGCAGCTGTCGACAGGATAAACCTGCTGCAAACCTCTATTAACCAGGCGTTGGAAAATAACCGCATACTGGAGAACAGGTACCGCAGCAACGTGTCAACAGCTACTGACCGTGCCGATGCGCAAACCTTATTATACCAGGCACAAATAAACCTGGAGCTGGCTAAAGCCGATGCAGGTTTGGCTTACTATACTTTACTAAAATCAACCGGAACTCTTAACAAATAA
- a CDS encoding HlyD family secretion protein, translated as MATQETEPKKKPNKVLPIILGIVLIGGIIFGIKEYIYFSKHVDTDDAQIDGDISPVVARVGGYVDSIYFEENTHVNKGQQLVKIDDHDYRIKLEQAQAAQVGASAGIGVGQSQISTTAASAASARADVASAAARLEKVQKDYNRYANLVKDGSITRQQFDQAKADLDVARANYRASQDKYRAAQEQVATTRSQLTVTNTGVSQKKVDIDYAKLQLSYTNVKSPASGIASKKNVQVGQLVQAGQTLFNIVNDNSIYITANFKETQLNNIRNGQKVEVKVDAYPDMEISGTVYNFSPATGAKFSLLPPDNATGNFVKVVQRVPVKIKITGKAEDIAKLRPGMSTDVSVLIKE; from the coding sequence ATGGCAACTCAGGAAACAGAACCAAAAAAGAAACCAAATAAGGTACTTCCCATTATACTGGGGATCGTACTTATCGGCGGTATAATTTTCGGTATAAAAGAATATATCTACTTCAGCAAGCACGTTGATACCGACGACGCGCAGATAGACGGCGATATAAGCCCCGTAGTAGCACGCGTAGGCGGCTATGTAGATTCTATCTACTTTGAAGAAAACACGCACGTTAACAAAGGCCAGCAGCTGGTTAAAATAGATGACCACGATTATCGCATTAAGCTGGAGCAGGCGCAAGCTGCGCAGGTTGGCGCAAGTGCCGGTATAGGTGTAGGTCAGTCACAAATATCTACCACTGCAGCAAGTGCGGCTAGTGCCCGTGCTGACGTTGCATCTGCAGCTGCACGCCTGGAAAAGGTACAGAAAGATTATAACCGCTATGCAAACCTGGTGAAAGACGGATCTATTACCCGCCAGCAATTTGACCAGGCAAAGGCCGATCTTGATGTAGCAAGAGCAAACTATCGCGCTTCACAGGATAAATACAGGGCAGCACAGGAACAAGTAGCCACTACCAGGAGCCAATTGACTGTAACCAACACAGGTGTAAGCCAAAAGAAGGTTGATATTGACTATGCAAAGTTGCAACTGTCGTACACCAACGTAAAATCACCTGCCAGTGGCATTGCTTCTAAAAAGAATGTTCAGGTAGGTCAGTTAGTACAGGCGGGGCAAACGCTGTTTAACATTGTTAATGATAACAGCATTTACATCACTGCCAACTTTAAAGAAACCCAGCTGAACAACATCCGCAACGGACAGAAGGTTGAGGTAAAGGTTGACGCATACCCTGATATGGAAATTAGCGGTACAGTGTATAACTTCTCGCCTGCTACTGGTGCTAAATTTTCACTGCTTCCTCCGGATAACGCTACCGGTAACTTCGTGAAAGTGGTACAGCGTGTTCCTGTGAAAATAAAAATAACCGGCAAAGCCGAAGATATTGCCAAACTGCGCCCGGGTATGAGCACAGATGTATCCGTGTTAATAAAAGAATAA
- a CDS encoding DHA2 family efflux MFS transporter permease subunit, with product MAETGFKKWIITITVIMASLLELIDTTIVNVAIPHIQGNLGATLEDIAWVVTGYAVANVIILPMSGWLGGRFGRKNYFLTSIIVFTIASFLCGNATSLNQLVMFRILQGIAGGGLISTGQTILIETWPREQIGTATALFGLGAVVGPTVGPTIGGWITENYAWPWIFYVNIPVGALAVFLTVTYVRETPKEEKKPIDWWGIGLLAVAVGSLQTILEKGESEDWFAKTYILVLTITAVLGTILFIWRELSTDHPIVNFAIMRHRSFSVGMFTSFILGFGLYGSVFVFPVFCQNLLGFNAQQTGELLFPGGVCTIVMMPFIGKMLNKGIPAQFMATGGMFLFFVFTTMLSNSTLQTGQGDVLIPLLIRGVGMALLFVPLTTLAMSDLKGPELGQGSGLNNMMRQLGGSFGIAALTTLIHVRQGFHRTSLVTHINPYNNAFTERLNMLTHAFMAKGKSMLDATHMAYAAIEGTVIRQTMLLSYDDAYWVSGLIMLFSIPLIYLQPFRKNMKAVADAH from the coding sequence ATGGCTGAAACTGGCTTTAAAAAATGGATAATTACCATTACGGTAATTATGGCATCGCTGCTCGAGCTGATAGATACTACTATTGTGAATGTTGCCATTCCGCACATCCAGGGTAACCTGGGTGCCACGCTGGAAGACATTGCATGGGTAGTAACCGGCTACGCGGTTGCCAACGTTATTATATTGCCCATGTCTGGATGGCTTGGGGGCCGCTTTGGCCGTAAGAACTACTTTCTTACATCAATTATTGTATTCACCATAGCATCGTTCCTGTGCGGTAATGCTACATCGCTCAACCAACTTGTAATGTTCAGGATATTACAGGGAATTGCAGGTGGTGGGCTAATATCTACCGGCCAAACCATACTGATAGAGACCTGGCCTCGCGAACAAATTGGTACAGCTACCGCTCTGTTTGGTTTAGGTGCGGTTGTAGGCCCTACTGTTGGCCCAACAATAGGCGGATGGATAACGGAGAACTATGCGTGGCCATGGATATTCTACGTGAACATCCCTGTAGGTGCGCTGGCTGTGTTCCTAACTGTCACCTACGTGCGGGAAACCCCCAAGGAGGAGAAAAAACCTATTGACTGGTGGGGAATTGGCTTGCTTGCTGTTGCCGTTGGTAGTTTACAGACCATCCTTGAAAAAGGAGAATCAGAAGACTGGTTTGCAAAAACTTATATACTTGTGCTCACCATTACCGCGGTATTGGGTACCATCCTGTTCATCTGGAGGGAACTAAGTACCGATCACCCTATCGTGAACTTCGCTATCATGCGGCATCGAAGCTTCTCTGTAGGCATGTTTACGTCCTTTATTTTGGGCTTCGGTTTGTATGGCTCGGTATTCGTATTCCCGGTATTCTGTCAAAACCTGCTGGGCTTTAACGCGCAGCAAACGGGCGAACTTTTGTTCCCCGGCGGGGTCTGTACCATTGTGATGATGCCCTTTATAGGTAAAATGCTTAATAAGGGCATACCGGCGCAGTTTATGGCAACAGGTGGTATGTTCTTATTTTTTGTATTCACCACCATGTTAAGCAACTCTACGCTGCAAACAGGACAGGGTGATGTGCTGATACCGCTTTTAATAAGGGGTGTTGGTATGGCGCTGTTGTTTGTGCCACTCACTACATTGGCTATGTCGGACCTAAAGGGGCCAGAGTTGGGTCAGGGTTCGGGATTAAACAATATGATGCGCCAACTGGGTGGCTCTTTTGGTATTGCTGCTCTTACAACACTTATACATGTGCGCCAGGGCTTTCACCGCACATCATTGGTAACACACATCAATCCATATAATAATGCGTTTACCGAGCGTTTAAATATGCTTACTCATGCTTTTATGGCCAAGGGGAAATCTATGCTGGACGCCACACATATGGCTTATGCAGCAATAGAAGGTACCGTTATAAGGCAAACGATGCTTTTGTCGTATGACGATGCATATTGGGTATCCGGGCTCATCATGCTGTTCTCGATACCGTTGATCTATTTGCAGCCGTTCCGTAAGAACATGAAGGCTGTTGCAGATGCACATTAA
- a CDS encoding carboxymuconolactone decarboxylase family protein — protein MSESTELIQEILQSVGLENNYRTGSLTLLEKGESRYLRDFKLNFTSTLTSAHLTEKECALLGLSTAVNNNNLPLTNYYTKYAEEQGATAADIAEAVGCASLLASNNVFYRFRHFTQKEKYTQIPARIRMQLMMKPVTGKEFFELMSLAISAVNGCEMCVNAHEDSLIKLGTTEERIFDAVRIASLVTATGKVIF, from the coding sequence ATGTCAGAAAGTACCGAACTGATACAAGAGATACTACAAAGCGTAGGTCTTGAAAATAACTACCGCACCGGTAGCCTGACCTTGCTTGAAAAAGGCGAATCCCGCTATCTGCGCGATTTTAAATTGAATTTTACCAGCACGCTTACTTCAGCTCATCTTACCGAAAAAGAATGCGCGTTACTTGGCCTGAGCACCGCTGTAAACAATAATAACCTGCCGCTTACCAACTACTATACAAAGTATGCCGAAGAGCAGGGCGCAACTGCTGCAGACATTGCAGAGGCTGTTGGCTGTGCATCGTTACTGGCATCAAATAACGTGTTCTACAGGTTCCGTCACTTTACTCAAAAGGAAAAGTATACGCAGATACCTGCACGCATACGCATGCAGCTAATGATGAAACCTGTTACAGGTAAAGAGTTTTTTGAACTGATGAGCCTTGCCATTTCTGCAGTTAATGGTTGCGAAATGTGCGTTAACGCTCACGAAGACTCTCTTATAAAGCTGGGCACAACCGAAGAACGCATTTTTGACGCCGTGCGCATTGCCTCGTTGGTAACTGCTACCGGCAAAGTAATATTCTAA
- a CDS encoding peroxiredoxin: MLTIGQKFPEFSKTAVTSIEKGKEFETITSEFLVNEDNVWTVMFWWPKDFTFVCPTEIAEFNRAYGEFRDRDTRLIGASTDSEFVHAAWRRNHDDLRDLKFPMLADTSKSLAEDLGILEPNEKIAYRATFIVDPQGIIRWVSVNDLNVGRNVKEVLRVLDGLQTDELCPCNWEKGQETLTV, encoded by the coding sequence ATGTTAACGATAGGACAAAAATTTCCGGAATTTTCTAAAACTGCAGTAACCAGCATCGAAAAAGGTAAAGAGTTTGAAACCATTACATCAGAGTTCCTGGTGAATGAAGATAACGTGTGGACCGTAATGTTCTGGTGGCCAAAAGATTTTACTTTTGTTTGCCCAACTGAGATTGCTGAGTTCAACAGAGCTTACGGTGAGTTCCGTGACCGCGACACCCGTTTAATTGGTGCTTCTACAGATTCTGAATTCGTTCACGCTGCATGGAGAAGAAACCACGATGATCTGCGCGATCTTAAATTCCCGATGCTTGCTGACACTTCAAAATCATTGGCTGAAGACCTGGGTATATTAGAGCCGAATGAAAAAATTGCTTACCGTGCTACTTTCATCGTAGACCCACAAGGTATCATCCGTTGGGTATCTGTTAACGACCTGAACGTTGGCCGTAATGTTAAAGAAGTATTGCGCGTACTTGACGGTTTACAAACTGACGAGCTTTGCCCTTGCAACTGGGAAAAAGGCCAGGAAACTTTAACTGTATAA
- a CDS encoding MFS transporter, translating into MNISTFKAFRSRNYRLYFAGQSVSLIGTWMQKTAVSWVIYTLTHSTFMLGLTLFASQFPSFIFSLIGGVTSDRYSKFKVLLTTQVLSMVQAVLLALLIFFNHYEVWQILTLSVLLGIINAFDVPARQSLVYDMVEDKSDLPNALALNSSMVNLSRLIGPGIAGLVLETFGDDACFGINAVSFIAVIGSLLMMRLPKVEHKPHAGNAFADLKEGFTYIKQTPSIGFVLIMLALISLFVLPFSTLIPYYAKDVFHGTASTFGVIDSFIGLGAFSGAIFLASLKPGSNLKQILFINTLVFGTGLILFSHEGSYPLALLFVTIAGFGMMSQITISNTLIQTTVAYDMRGRVISFYAMAFFGMQPLGGLVIGAVSKWIGTTNTMLLEGVAALLIGALHWRYLHKEKLKEKQAPVLEATIAHAV; encoded by the coding sequence ATGAATATCAGTACTTTTAAAGCGTTCCGCAGCCGTAATTACCGGTTATACTTTGCGGGGCAATCGGTATCGCTCATCGGTACCTGGATGCAGAAGACCGCTGTAAGTTGGGTGATTTATACACTTACGCATTCTACATTTATGCTGGGGCTTACGCTGTTCGCCAGCCAGTTCCCTTCCTTTATTTTTTCGTTAATAGGTGGCGTAACCAGCGACCGGTACAGCAAGTTTAAGGTGTTGCTTACTACACAGGTGCTCTCCATGGTACAGGCTGTGCTGCTGGCGCTGCTTATCTTTTTTAATCACTACGAGGTATGGCAAATACTTACGCTGAGCGTGCTACTGGGCATTATCAACGCCTTTGATGTGCCGGCGAGGCAGTCGCTGGTTTATGATATGGTGGAAGATAAAAGCGATCTGCCCAATGCCCTGGCGTTAAACTCGTCTATGGTAAACCTGTCGCGGCTTATAGGCCCTGGTATTGCCGGGCTGGTGCTGGAGACCTTTGGCGACGATGCCTGCTTCGGAATAAACGCTGTCAGCTTTATTGCTGTTATTGGTTCCTTACTAATGATGAGGTTGCCTAAGGTAGAACATAAACCGCATGCCGGTAATGCTTTTGCCGACCTGAAAGAAGGCTTTACATACATCAAGCAAACACCATCAATTGGTTTTGTGCTTATTATGCTTGCGCTCATTAGCCTGTTTGTATTGCCGTTTAGTACCCTTATACCATACTACGCTAAGGACGTTTTTCATGGCACGGCCTCAACGTTTGGTGTTATAGATAGCTTTATCGGCCTTGGTGCTTTTTCCGGGGCTATATTCCTGGCCTCACTTAAGCCCGGCAGTAACTTAAAGCAGATCCTGTTCATCAATACACTGGTATTTGGCACGGGGTTAATCCTGTTCTCGCACGAGGGAAGTTATCCGCTGGCCTTGTTGTTTGTGACCATTGCCGGCTTTGGTATGATGTCGCAGATCACCATTAGCAATACTTTAATACAAACGACTGTGGCTTATGACATGCGCGGACGGGTGATTAGCTTTTACGCTATGGCTTTCTTTGGTATGCAGCCGCTGGGCGGGTTGGTTATAGGTGCAGTATCTAAGTGGATAGGTACCACTAATACCATGCTGCTGGAGGGAGTTGCAGCGCTGCTTATAGGCGCACTGCACTGGCGTTATCTGCACAAAGAAAAGCTTAAAGAAAAACAGGCGCCGGTTTTAGAGGCAACAATTGCGCATGCGGTATAA
- a CDS encoding MarR family winged helix-turn-helix transcriptional regulator, whose amino-acid sequence MSKVDIDDLASQLRVTVTRLIKKLRKESATGSRLSLTERSTLALLDKAQLLPSELAAMEKITNQSMSQILSHLDELGYISRAVSETDKRKVLISLSAEGEKVLSQIRNERVEWLSHAIAATCTAEEQEILLKAIAPLTKLVETE is encoded by the coding sequence ATGAGCAAAGTTGATATTGATGATCTGGCATCTCAGTTACGCGTAACCGTTACCCGGCTGATAAAGAAGTTGCGTAAGGAATCTGCCACAGGCAGCAGGCTTTCACTTACCGAACGGTCTACCTTGGCATTGCTGGATAAAGCGCAGCTTTTACCAAGCGAGCTTGCCGCAATGGAGAAGATCACCAACCAGTCCATGTCGCAAATTTTAAGCCATTTGGATGAGTTAGGATACATCAGCCGCGCTGTGTCAGAAACAGACAAGCGCAAGGTGCTGATCTCCTTATCTGCCGAAGGGGAGAAGGTATTATCGCAGATCCGTAACGAACGGGTGGAGTGGTTAAGCCATGCCATTGCAGCCACCTGTACAGCCGAAGAGCAGGAGATTTTATTAAAAGCAATTGCACCATTAACAAAGCTTGTAGAAACAGAGTAA
- a CDS encoding NADP-dependent glyceraldehyde-3-phosphate dehydrogenase, which translates to MSDFKDQLQAMFVPEEQIPAEHRIEEIHQREYLVNGEMRQWSGEVSEVYSPVMIPQADGNYKRKLIGTYPVCTETEAMEAMDAALHAYDNGRGEWPTMSVADRIKCMDKFVYKMIEQRTLIVKLIMWEIGKSYADSIKEFDRTVEYINATIDGLKDIDRQSSRFEMAEGLVAQIRRSPLGVVLCMGPFNYPLNETFTTLIPALIMGNTILFKPPKHGTLLHYPLLQAFKDAFPKGVVNTVYGRGAVVTPGLMATGKINVLAFIGSSKVANDLKKRHPKVNRLRAVLSLDAKNAAIVTKHADLKLAVSECILGALSFNGQRCTAIKMIFVHKKVADEFLKLLSAAVDAMKPGLPWEKDVKLTPLPEPHKPDYLKECIDDAIANGAKVMNEHGGVTAESFVFPAVVYPVNEKMKLYREEQFGPVIPVVPFEDIEEPIKYQIDSPHGMQVSIFSNDAKEISSLIDPFVNLVSRVNINSQCQRGPDVFPFTGRKDSAEGTLSVHDALRSFSIRSLVATKMNDTNKQLINEIVNDNDSNFLSTKYIL; encoded by the coding sequence ATGAGCGACTTTAAAGATCAACTACAGGCCATGTTCGTGCCTGAAGAACAGATACCTGCAGAACATCGGATAGAGGAGATACATCAACGCGAATACCTCGTAAATGGCGAAATGCGCCAGTGGAGCGGGGAGGTAAGTGAAGTGTATTCGCCCGTGATGATCCCGCAGGCTGATGGTAATTACAAGCGTAAGCTAATTGGTACCTATCCTGTCTGCACCGAAACTGAAGCCATGGAAGCTATGGATGCTGCCCTCCATGCGTATGACAACGGCCGCGGCGAATGGCCAACGATGAGCGTAGCAGACCGCATCAAGTGCATGGACAAGTTCGTGTATAAAATGATTGAGCAGCGTACGCTGATAGTGAAGCTGATAATGTGGGAGATAGGTAAGTCCTATGCCGATTCTATCAAAGAATTTGACCGCACGGTGGAATACATCAATGCAACTATAGACGGACTGAAGGACATCGACCGTCAATCATCCCGTTTTGAAATGGCCGAGGGTTTGGTAGCGCAGATCCGACGCTCGCCGTTGGGTGTTGTGCTGTGTATGGGGCCTTTTAACTATCCTCTTAACGAGACCTTTACCACGCTAATACCCGCGCTGATAATGGGCAACACCATTCTGTTCAAACCACCTAAGCATGGTACGCTACTGCATTACCCATTGCTGCAGGCGTTTAAAGATGCTTTTCCTAAAGGTGTGGTAAATACGGTTTATGGCCGCGGAGCAGTGGTTACACCAGGACTTATGGCTACCGGCAAGATCAACGTACTGGCCTTTATTGGAAGCAGTAAGGTGGCTAATGATCTTAAAAAGCGCCATCCAAAAGTAAACCGCCTGCGTGCGGTGTTAAGCCTGGATGCCAAGAACGCTGCTATAGTTACCAAGCACGCCGATCTGAAACTTGCCGTAAGCGAGTGTATACTAGGGGCGTTATCTTTCAACGGACAACGTTGTACGGCCATCAAGATGATATTTGTACACAAAAAAGTTGCAGATGAGTTCCTGAAACTGCTTAGTGCTGCTGTAGACGCAATGAAACCCGGCCTGCCATGGGAAAAGGATGTAAAGCTTACACCACTACCCGAGCCGCACAAGCCCGACTACCTGAAAGAGTGTATAGATGATGCTATTGCCAATGGTGCCAAAGTAATGAACGAACACGGCGGCGTCACTGCCGAATCCTTTGTTTTCCCGGCGGTGGTTTACCCCGTGAATGAGAAGATGAAGCTGTACCGTGAGGAGCAGTTCGGACCAGTAATTCCGGTTGTACCGTTTGAAGATATTGAAGAACCAATTAAATACCAGATAGATTCACCACATGGTATGCAAGTAAGCATCTTCAGTAATGATGCCAAAGAGATATCGTCATTGATAGACCCGTTTGTGAACCTGGTAAGCCGCGTGAACATCAACAGCCAATGCCAGCGCGGGCCGGATGTGTTCCCGTTCACCGGGCGAAAGGACAGTGCCGAGGGCACCCTGTCTGTGCATGACGCTTTGCGTTCGTTCTCTATACGGTCATTAGTGGCTACCAAGATGAATGATACCAACAAGCAACTTATCAATGAAATTGTGAATGATAACGATTCCAATTTCCTGAGCACAAAGTATATTTTGTAG
- the pgl gene encoding 6-phosphogluconolactonase, which yields MHLNIANTPDDVIAQLAMYFAQIAAEAIEERDRFTVALSGGSSPKKLHELLASEYRDKIEWDKVYFFFGDERDVPLTDQQSNYLMAKNTLFEPLGIDESQIFAIETHLGAEEAAKEYTTALMNFFDEGNSSFDLIILGLGDNSHTASLFPHTPVLHDESASVQALYIDEVKMNRITFTAPLINIAHHIAFLVYGEGKAEAVKHILEDEKNVELYPAQLIQPSNGDLLWFMDKAAASKLENQYGRMTQVVLPPPPLN from the coding sequence CAGATAGCCGCTGAAGCTATCGAAGAGCGCGATCGTTTTACGGTAGCACTAAGCGGCGGTAGTTCTCCCAAGAAATTGCACGAACTGCTGGCAAGCGAGTACCGCGACAAGATAGAATGGGATAAGGTTTATTTCTTTTTTGGCGATGAGCGCGATGTACCGTTGACAGATCAGCAGAGCAACTACTTGATGGCTAAGAACACGTTGTTTGAGCCGCTGGGAATAGACGAGTCGCAGATATTTGCTATTGAGACCCATTTAGGTGCGGAAGAAGCAGCAAAAGAGTACACAACCGCGCTGATGAACTTTTTTGATGAGGGGAATTCTAGTTTCGACCTCATCATTTTGGGATTAGGTGACAACTCGCATACTGCGTCCCTTTTTCCTCATACACCAGTATTACATGATGAAAGTGCAAGCGTACAGGCGTTATATATTGACGAAGTAAAGATGAACCGGATAACCTTTACGGCACCGCTCATTAACATCGCGCATCATATCGCCTTCCTTGTTTATGGTGAAGGTAAAGCCGAAGCCGTAAAACACATTCTGGAGGATGAAAAGAATGTCGAGTTATATCCGGCACAACTAATACAGCCAAGCAATGGTGACCTGCTATGGTTTATGGATAAGGCTGCCGCATCAAAACTGGAGAACCAGTATGGCCGCATGACGCAGGTGGTTTTGCCGCCGCCACCGTTAAATTAA